From Pseudomonadota bacterium, the proteins below share one genomic window:
- a CDS encoding CHAT domain-containing protein, with translation EELSKYIGQGRYYEVIAFHKKELVECSQGKAEYGGSTSTCCFGNHMKLGDAYMEIGFYEEALEHYLLAMKYAKILQEDLNAQLEDLRAKYGSTLPKYISDKSSSALGNLIKLPQHELLKKISKIFLTLGNHDEALKYAREASSIKGSESMEQLNIETVNASKMLKGKRPDLVENLPGYLKSSVLAMKTMEYLDLADLYAMNGNNAEALKFCEEGLKAIDEAISLSKDGILMGNVLILSDIFLKKGTLQMRMKNYPAAELSFRETERVLDYHKKNVAENPELQKEERKWHTFKIKIEKHLPSSLASLALATGRYQDALTHLNNIDIQGNDVLSDRIVYHTQRGEVLSHLGQTKDAAMEYLKAALLVEEARGRLRKAQEGFMGAEDRVKSYRGIVSVLAERALKGDLSDPSFSAYGRDLKQSAFYFAESTKARTLLDVIAASGRKTHDVTIPKDLQEKEAMLAGELFAVEGEWSAAYTKGEAALTQLRQKKQQLTSELNTLIGHLRQDYPRYASLKYPSPVIAENIPLKTNEVLLEYALGDEATYLFVIRKGGAVKLIKITVRKEVLETKIKTFMEPLNAQQHAMFSPGLAGELYNLLLADALKEVKKTDKVIIVPDGILGLLPFETLVIQEGKDSRDSVYIGDRFTITYAQSATVLALNRMLNPTKATKPLFALGNPFYSKDDPRYIAFKQGTPQPVLLAQNLDQYAFRGLATRREWGQVLKDDKEGKPLIYTPLPETEGEVRQIAKLFNAQPNPPDILLGINANETTFKQTPLAGYRYLHFATHGDLPGKLQGINEPFLLLGQVENQGNDNGFLTLSKALGLKLDADMVLLSACMTGRGKVMEGEGVVNFARAFQHAGARSVVVSLWEVASQETVEYMTTFYRYLKEGKSRSEALLLTRSAMKKKYPNPFYWGPFVLYGEG, from the coding sequence ATGAAGAACTATCGAAATACATAGGGCAGGGTAGGTACTATGAAGTTATTGCTTTTCATAAGAAGGAGCTGGTGGAGTGCAGCCAGGGAAAGGCCGAATATGGGGGCAGCACAAGCACCTGTTGTTTTGGCAACCACATGAAACTGGGCGATGCATACATGGAAATTGGATTTTATGAAGAGGCGTTAGAGCATTATTTGCTGGCAATGAAATATGCAAAGATTTTGCAGGAGGATTTGAATGCTCAACTGGAGGATTTGAGGGCTAAATATGGTTCAACTTTACCCAAATATATCTCTGATAAATCTTCATCTGCACTTGGAAATTTAATAAAACTACCCCAACATGAATTACTGAAAAAGATCAGCAAAATCTTTTTGACTCTCGGCAACCATGATGAGGCCTTAAAATATGCCAGGGAAGCGTCAAGCATCAAAGGATCGGAATCTATGGAACAGCTTAATATTGAGACTGTGAACGCCTCTAAAATGCTGAAGGGCAAAAGGCCGGACCTTGTTGAGAATCTTCCCGGGTATCTTAAATCGTCTGTATTGGCTATGAAAACCATGGAATATCTGGACCTTGCCGATCTTTATGCAATGAATGGCAACAATGCAGAGGCATTGAAGTTTTGCGAGGAAGGTCTTAAGGCCATTGATGAGGCGATTAGTTTAAGCAAAGACGGTATACTGATGGGGAACGTGCTTATCTTGTCCGACATATTCCTCAAAAAAGGAACATTGCAGATGCGCATGAAGAACTATCCTGCCGCAGAGCTTTCCTTCCGCGAAACAGAAAGGGTGCTTGACTACCATAAGAAAAATGTAGCTGAAAATCCCGAATTGCAAAAGGAGGAACGAAAGTGGCATACATTCAAAATCAAAATCGAAAAACATCTCCCCTCCTCCCTTGCTTCTCTTGCTCTCGCCACTGGCCGCTATCAGGATGCCTTAACTCACCTCAACAACATAGATATTCAGGGAAACGACGTCCTGTCAGACAGGATTGTCTATCATACACAGCGAGGGGAAGTCCTCTCACATCTTGGCCAAACAAAGGATGCTGCAATGGAGTACCTGAAGGCTGCTCTTCTTGTTGAGGAGGCGAGGGGGAGGCTCAGAAAGGCTCAGGAAGGGTTCATGGGAGCAGAGGATAGGGTCAAGTCCTACCGTGGAATTGTTTCTGTATTAGCTGAACGGGCTCTCAAGGGAGACCTGTCTGACCCTTCTTTCAGCGCCTATGGCAGAGACCTCAAACAGAGCGCTTTTTACTTCGCTGAATCAACAAAGGCCCGCACCCTTCTCGATGTTATAGCAGCCTCGGGGAGGAAGACCCATGATGTGACAATCCCAAAGGACCTTCAGGAAAAAGAGGCAATGCTTGCAGGCGAACTCTTTGCTGTTGAAGGTGAATGGTCTGCAGCCTACACGAAGGGAGAGGCGGCTTTGACCCAATTACGCCAGAAAAAACAACAGCTTACTTCTGAGCTTAATACTCTCATCGGGCATCTTCGCCAGGACTATCCCCGTTATGCATCGCTCAAGTATCCCTCCCCCGTTATTGCAGAGAATATCCCTCTCAAGACCAACGAAGTCCTCCTCGAATATGCCCTTGGTGATGAAGCGACGTATCTCTTTGTCATCCGCAAAGGGGGAGCAGTAAAACTGATCAAAATCACTGTCCGGAAAGAAGTTCTGGAGACAAAGATAAAGACCTTCATGGAGCCCTTAAACGCACAGCAACATGCCATGTTCTCTCCAGGGTTAGCCGGAGAGCTTTATAACCTCCTCCTTGCCGATGCCCTTAAAGAGGTAAAGAAAACCGATAAAGTCATCATTGTTCCAGACGGTATCCTTGGGCTTCTCCCCTTCGAAACCCTCGTTATACAAGAAGGGAAGGATTCCAGGGATAGTGTTTACATAGGAGACAGATTCACTATCACTTACGCCCAATCAGCAACCGTACTTGCATTGAACCGTATGCTGAATCCCACTAAAGCAACCAAACCCCTCTTTGCCCTGGGCAATCCATTTTACAGCAAAGATGATCCTCGCTATATTGCCTTTAAACAAGGTACACCACAGCCGGTACTTCTTGCCCAAAATCTCGATCAGTATGCCTTCCGTGGTCTTGCTACAAGACGTGAATGGGGACAGGTTTTAAAGGATGATAAAGAGGGCAAGCCGCTTATCTATACTCCTCTTCCCGAAACTGAAGGAGAGGTAAGACAGATTGCAAAGCTCTTCAATGCCCAACCGAATCCCCCTGACATTCTTCTTGGAATCAATGCCAATGAAACTACTTTCAAACAGACCCCCCTTGCTGGCTACCGCTATCTTCACTTTGCCACTCACGGTGACCTCCCGGGAAAACTGCAAGGTATTAACGAACCCTTTTTACTCCTCGGTCAGGTAGAGAACCAGGGGAATGACAATGGATTCCTGACCCTCTCAAAGGCGCTTGGACTCAAGCTCGATGCAGACATGGTTCTGCTCTCTGCCTGTATGACCGGCAGAGGCAAGGTTATGGAAGGGGAAGGTGTTGTGAACTTTGCCCGTGCTTTTCAACACGCAGGGGCACGCTCTGTAGTTGTATCTCTCTGGGAAGTTGCATCCCAGGAGACCGTAGAATACATGACCACATTCTACCGGTATCTCAAAGAAGGCAAATCCCGCTCAGAGGCTCTCTTACTCACCCGCAGCGCAATGAAAAAGAAATACCCCAATCCCTTCTACTGGGGGCCCTTTGTGCTGTATGGGGAGGGATAG